Proteins encoded in a region of the Geobacillus genomosp. 3 genome:
- a CDS encoding resistance to Congo red protein, translated as MAALALSLLLCVVLIAVSLWVKGQVERFLFRWRSIPLLHAANIVVIAVIVAAMYYRLGGIDVYLRDLADISGFWYVFAGAMQLILPLYLFACWLLARRRRREKKYTRSKDKKVLYINEKYLARRHRDDYRSKTS; from the coding sequence ATGGCTGCACTTGCGTTGTCACTGCTCTTATGTGTTGTCTTGATCGCCGTGTCGCTTTGGGTTAAAGGGCAGGTCGAGCGGTTTTTGTTCCGCTGGAGAAGCATCCCCCTTCTTCACGCCGCTAATATCGTTGTCATCGCTGTCATCGTCGCCGCTATGTACTATCGGCTTGGCGGCATCGACGTTTACTTGCGCGACTTGGCCGACATCAGCGGATTTTGGTACGTGTTTGCCGGCGCAATGCAGCTTATTTTGCCGCTGTATTTGTTTGCTTGCTGGCTGCTCGCCAGGCGGCGCAGGCGCGAGAAGAAATATACGCGCAGCAAAGATAAAAAAGTGCTTTATATCAATGAAAAGTATTTAGCGCGCCGCCACCGCGACGATTACCGTTCCAAAACGTCATAA
- a CDS encoding DUF2515 domain-containing protein, producing MPTRPLALLRRSLQCAYRSFLYRHPVRLADADRLRRMAARLSPSAPRRLRAEEAVIVTDIRRKTAEHNRNNVTRTAAYFAFFERHPEMHWAFLAHLVSRNGGWNMTDLRGSLLPFLLPEKTVAPLFLFLERANALIFHDAYPQLLLYEESKRRGTPLFHLLPSFSVSSFMKPLWEHFWETGDAALLTVALIINEQQYIQLRVIEHPFFRTHVLSSWPFIAEQWLGFNDVLIPLARGRRIALAGTTVRDFADVHHRIHIGKTLYSLLLFDAHLFRRAYRFARRVPHSGSRADFWPQSFTATYDKRRLYSPRLEAAWPDLVHSFDDRRDWFTDNAMMQALETLPLPASGEMTGRYKRHLAMMKAAAIAAAKPAGV from the coding sequence ATGCCAACTCGTCCGCTCGCCTTGTTGCGCCGCTCGCTGCAATGCGCGTATCGCTCCTTTTTATACCGCCACCCGGTTCGTCTCGCCGATGCTGACCGGCTTCGCCGGATGGCCGCCCGCCTTTCCCCCTCGGCACCGAGGCGGCTCCGTGCCGAGGAGGCGGTCATCGTGACGGACATTCGGCGGAAAACAGCGGAACATAACCGCAACAACGTCACACGCACGGCGGCCTATTTCGCATTTTTCGAACGCCATCCGGAAATGCACTGGGCGTTTTTGGCCCATCTTGTTTCGCGCAATGGCGGTTGGAACATGACCGATTTGCGCGGCAGTCTGCTTCCATTTTTGCTGCCGGAAAAGACAGTCGCGCCGCTCTTTTTGTTTTTGGAACGAGCCAATGCATTAATTTTTCATGACGCCTATCCGCAGCTTTTGCTGTATGAAGAAAGCAAACGACGGGGGACGCCGCTGTTTCATTTGCTGCCGTCTTTCTCCGTTTCCTCGTTCATGAAACCGCTTTGGGAACATTTTTGGGAAACGGGCGACGCGGCGCTGCTTACCGTCGCCTTAATTATTAACGAACAGCAATACATCCAGCTTCGCGTCATCGAGCACCCGTTTTTCCGCACCCATGTGCTGTCGAGCTGGCCGTTTATCGCCGAGCAATGGCTCGGGTTCAATGACGTGCTCATCCCGCTGGCCCGCGGCCGCCGCATCGCTTTAGCCGGAACGACCGTGCGCGATTTTGCTGATGTCCATCATCGCATCCATATCGGCAAAACGCTGTATAGTTTGCTGCTGTTTGATGCGCACCTATTTCGTCGCGCCTACCGCTTTGCCCGCCGCGTTCCCCATAGCGGCTCGCGCGCCGACTTTTGGCCGCAATCGTTCACTGCAACATACGATAAACGCCGCCTATATAGCCCCCGCCTTGAGGCTGCCTGGCCGGATCTTGTGCACTCTTTTGACGACCGGCGCGACTGGTTCACCGATAATGCCATGATGCAGGCACTCGAGACGCTTCCGCTTCCAGCCTCGGGCGAGATGACAGGCCGTTACAAGCGCCATTTGGCCATGATGAAAGCGGCCGCCATCGCGGCGGCCAAACCGGCGGGCGTCTAA
- a CDS encoding class I SAM-dependent methyltransferase: MISYLDWLAEMGIDGAHPGGFELTKYILRKLYIDRSSSVLDVGCGTGQTAAYIAEQYGAKVTAIDLHPTMIAKAKQRFAATAVPVRLHRASVEALPFPDKTFDLALSESVLAFVSLPKALTEIRRVLKKGGTFIGIEACHERLSVAEQQRITAFYGFRQLMTTSEWKRTLEQSGFRCRHFSYATAADASSQGAPVIIAFPATPEMEQMWKTHQQLTAQFGDRLGYCVFWCET; this comes from the coding sequence ATGATTTCGTATTTGGACTGGTTGGCAGAAATGGGGATCGACGGCGCTCATCCAGGCGGCTTTGAGTTAACAAAATATATATTACGTAAACTTTATATTGACCGTTCCTCTTCCGTGCTTGATGTCGGCTGCGGAACGGGACAGACAGCAGCGTATATTGCCGAACAATACGGGGCGAAGGTGACGGCGATCGACCTCCATCCAACGATGATCGCCAAGGCGAAACAACGTTTTGCCGCCACGGCCGTTCCGGTTCGCTTGCACCGCGCTTCGGTCGAAGCGCTGCCGTTTCCTGATAAAACATTCGACCTTGCACTTTCCGAATCGGTGCTCGCTTTCGTTTCACTGCCAAAAGCGCTCACTGAAATTCGCCGGGTGCTCAAAAAAGGCGGCACGTTCATCGGCATTGAAGCATGCCATGAACGGTTGAGCGTTGCCGAGCAGCAGCGAATCACCGCTTTTTATGGCTTTCGTCAGCTGATGACGACTTCCGAATGGAAAAGGACGCTTGAACAAAGCGGGTTCCGCTGCCGTCATTTTTCCTACGCAACCGCAGCGGATGCGTCAAGCCAAGGGGCGCCGGTCATCATCGCCTTTCCGGCGACGCCAGAGATGGAACAGATGTGGAAGACACATCAGCAGCTGACGGCGCAATTCGGCGACCGGCTCGGCTATTGCGTGTTTTGGTGCGAAACATAA
- a CDS encoding YozD family protein, producing the protein MKEIEVIIDTEEIAEFFYQELIRRGFVPTQEELEELADITFDYLLEKCIIDEEIDVDDE; encoded by the coding sequence GTGAAGGAAATTGAAGTGATTATTGATACGGAGGAAATCGCCGAGTTTTTTTACCAAGAACTCATTCGCCGCGGCTTTGTGCCGACGCAAGAGGAGCTTGAAGAGCTCGCCGATATTACGTTTGACTATTTGTTGGAAAAATGCATTATTGATGAAGAAATCGATGTCGACGACGAGTAA
- a CDS encoding M15 family metallopeptidase: protein MKQRWQAAMLVCLLLAGCQAGEGGNGGTAGQPPESAVQPGSHEPDETDRRPVDPDLQLEAKYWNVIKVQNGQKVIMNPDNILVLVNKEQSLPPGYKPADLVVPRVLFSFEDPKAEKRHMRAEAAAALEEMFAAARRDGIELVAVSAYRSYERQRVIFAEEVRQKGEEKAVQVVAYPGQSEHQTGLAVDISSRSAGYQLTEAFGATKEGQWVAAHAHEYGFIIRYPKGKEAVTGYQYEPWHLRYVGQKAAAVMKERGLTLEEYFQTVKKV, encoded by the coding sequence ATGAAACAGCGATGGCAAGCGGCAATGTTGGTGTGCCTGTTGCTCGCCGGCTGTCAAGCAGGGGAAGGCGGCAACGGCGGCACGGCCGGACAGCCGCCGGAAAGTGCGGTGCAGCCCGGCAGCCATGAACCGGACGAAACGGACCGCCGCCCGGTTGACCCGGACTTGCAGTTGGAGGCGAAATATTGGAACGTCATCAAGGTGCAAAACGGGCAAAAAGTGATCATGAACCCGGACAACATTTTGGTGCTCGTCAATAAAGAACAGTCGCTTCCGCCCGGTTACAAGCCGGCCGATTTAGTCGTGCCGCGCGTGTTGTTTTCGTTTGAGGACCCGAAGGCAGAGAAGCGGCACATGCGGGCCGAGGCGGCCGCGGCGCTTGAAGAAATGTTTGCCGCCGCCCGCCGCGACGGCATTGAGCTTGTGGCCGTCTCCGCCTATCGGTCGTACGAGCGGCAACGCGTGATTTTTGCTGAAGAAGTGCGGCAAAAAGGGGAAGAAAAAGCCGTCCAAGTCGTCGCCTATCCGGGCCAAAGCGAACACCAAACCGGGCTTGCGGTCGATATCAGCAGCCGCTCAGCCGGCTATCAGTTGACGGAAGCATTCGGGGCGACAAAAGAAGGGCAATGGGTCGCCGCCCATGCGCATGAATACGGGTTTATCATCCGCTACCCGAAAGGAAAGGAAGCGGTGACCGGCTATCAATATGAGCCATGGCATCTTCGGTATGTCGGGCAGAAGGCCGCCGCAGTGATGAAGGAGCGCGGTTTGACGCTCGAAGAATATTTCCAGACAGTAAAAAAAGTATAA
- the bioB gene encoding biotin synthase BioB: MANWLQLAEQVLAGGELTDEEALAMLDCPDDELLLLLQGAYRIRSTYYGNKVKLNMIINAKSGLCPENCGYCSQSAVSTAPVKTYKMIDKETLLRGAEEAHRLRIGTYCIVASGRGPSDKEIDTVASAVKEIKERFGLKVCACLGILKPEQAVRLKEAGVDRYNHNINTSKQHHPNITTSHTYDDRVRTIETAKESGLSPCSGVIIGMKETKQDIVDMARSLRALDADSIPVNFLHAIDGTPLAGTNELNPRYCLKVLALFRYMNPMKEIRIAGGREVNLRSLQPLGLYAANSIFIGDYLTTAGQEKSADYKMLEDLGFEIEFAPASQAGVV, encoded by the coding sequence TTGGCAAATTGGCTGCAATTGGCTGAACAAGTGCTCGCAGGTGGAGAGCTGACCGATGAGGAGGCATTGGCGATGCTCGACTGTCCGGACGATGAGCTGCTCCTTCTGTTGCAAGGGGCGTACCGAATTCGCTCAACGTATTATGGCAATAAGGTAAAATTGAACATGATCATTAACGCCAAATCCGGCCTTTGTCCGGAAAACTGCGGCTACTGTTCGCAGTCCGCCGTGTCGACGGCGCCGGTAAAAACGTATAAAATGATCGACAAAGAGACGTTGCTGCGCGGGGCGGAAGAAGCGCACCGTTTGCGCATCGGAACGTATTGCATCGTCGCGAGCGGCCGCGGGCCGAGCGATAAGGAGATCGACACTGTTGCGTCCGCGGTCAAGGAAATTAAAGAGCGGTTTGGGCTGAAAGTGTGCGCTTGCCTCGGGATTTTAAAGCCGGAGCAGGCGGTGCGGCTGAAAGAAGCGGGCGTCGACCGCTACAACCATAATATTAACACGTCGAAACAGCACCACCCAAACATCACGACGTCCCATACATATGACGACCGGGTGCGGACGATTGAAACAGCAAAAGAATCCGGTCTTTCGCCATGTTCCGGCGTCATTATCGGCATGAAAGAAACGAAGCAAGATATTGTCGATATGGCGCGCAGCCTGCGGGCGCTTGATGCCGATTCGATTCCGGTCAACTTTTTGCATGCGATCGATGGGACGCCGTTGGCCGGAACGAACGAGTTAAACCCACGCTATTGTTTGAAAGTGTTGGCGCTGTTCCGCTATATGAACCCGATGAAAGAAATTCGCATCGCCGGTGGGCGCGAAGTGAACTTACGTTCGCTCCAACCGCTCGGATTGTATGCCGCTAACTCGATTTTTATCGGCGACTATTTGACGACGGCTGGGCAGGAAAAATCAGCCGATTACAAGATGCTCGAAGACCTTGGGTTTGAAATCGAATTTGCTCCGGCATCGCAGGCCGGAGTCGTATAA
- a CDS encoding DUF3930 family protein → MDKLTALDKMMETVVNGLTMLVIFAGIPYFLFILCQFLLW, encoded by the coding sequence ATGGACAAGCTGACTGCATTGGATAAAATGATGGAAACAGTCGTCAACGGGCTCACTATGCTCGTCATCTTCGCCGGCATTCCATATTTTCTCTTTATTCTTTGTCAGTTTCTATTATGGTGA
- the deoD gene encoding purine-nucleoside phosphorylase → MSVHIGAKPGEIAERILLPGDPLRAKYIAETFLEGASCYNEVRGMLGFTGTYKGHRISVQGTGMGVPSISIYVNELIQSYGVKTLIRVGTCGAIQPDVRVRDVILAIGASTDSNMNRLTFRGRDYAPTADFHLLRTAYDVGVEKGLALKVGNVFTADMFYNDEPNWGTWARYGVLAVEMETAALYTLAAKFGCRALSVLTVSDHIVTGEETTAEERQTTFNEMIEVALEAAIRSGV, encoded by the coding sequence TTGAGCGTACATATCGGAGCAAAGCCTGGGGAGATTGCCGAACGCATTTTGCTGCCGGGTGATCCGCTGCGCGCCAAATATATTGCTGAGACGTTTTTAGAAGGAGCATCATGCTACAACGAAGTGCGCGGCATGCTCGGTTTTACCGGAACGTATAAAGGACACCGCATCTCCGTACAAGGAACCGGGATGGGCGTGCCGTCGATTTCAATTTATGTTAATGAATTGATTCAAAGCTATGGGGTGAAGACGCTCATCCGCGTTGGAACGTGTGGGGCGATCCAGCCGGATGTGCGCGTGCGCGATGTGATTTTGGCGATAGGCGCATCAACGGATTCCAACATGAACCGGCTCACTTTCCGCGGCCGCGATTATGCGCCGACGGCTGATTTCCACTTGCTGCGGACGGCATACGACGTTGGTGTGGAAAAAGGGCTGGCGCTCAAAGTCGGCAATGTTTTTACTGCGGATATGTTTTATAACGATGAGCCGAACTGGGGAACGTGGGCGCGTTACGGCGTGTTGGCTGTCGAGATGGAAACAGCAGCGCTCTATACGCTGGCGGCGAAATTCGGCTGCCGGGCGCTGTCTGTGCTGACTGTGAGCGATCATATTGTCACCGGGGAAGAGACGACGGCCGAAGAGCGGCAAACGACATTTAACGAGATGATTGAAGTGGCGCTCGAAGCGGCGATTCGCAGCGGCGTCTAA
- a CDS encoding YozE family protein: MERSFYRYLLRFRYGREEDPVVRFANGAYDDHSFPKGSADYEELSGYLELNGDYLESMVIFDELWEQFLHEV; the protein is encoded by the coding sequence ATGGAAAGATCGTTTTATCGCTACTTATTGCGCTTCCGTTACGGGCGTGAAGAAGATCCAGTCGTCCGGTTTGCGAACGGGGCGTATGACGACCATAGTTTTCCGAAAGGATCGGCGGACTATGAAGAATTAAGCGGCTATTTGGAGTTAAACGGCGACTATTTGGAAAGCATGGTCATTTTTGATGAACTGTGGGAGCAGTTTTTGCACGAAGTGTAA